One genomic segment of Gopherus flavomarginatus isolate rGopFla2 chromosome 11, rGopFla2.mat.asm, whole genome shotgun sequence includes these proteins:
- the TINF2 gene encoding TERF1-interacting nuclear factor 2 isoform X1, which translates to MAGSDVRQNEQAVGGITPAPPVQDPCTPLRLAAAAAWQVMRARQVRDFPRVLGLLEAVGQAAPDVVFFRHYARLRLGLQAAVIMGMLQEEQPDGKIYDAVDTYFPEGEHQRHPLATARDLRLVGEAQETFRELVLGLLSDRQRRETYVEEQLAAEYGEPFLDGLEGLLYEYLERLESTLPPPQLQQLQETAWSECPLAGPPQHTPELSVLAQYLTDMGHHQHGGSPTLPLVTSTPSLPQPVPGTLGSRRRQSQEGAVPAQEEMPPDLGLHCQQPREQDLDMTGDIVWESEEEESCSPRRKASYQRTRHNTLIPTFGDHLDPPGGCPGCCAPGTLPLPHSTDTPASGRCPTNLLLVTPNKHST; encoded by the exons ATGGCCGGAAGTGACGTGAGACAAAACGA gcaGGCGGTGGGGGGCATCACGCCGGCCCCCCCGGTTCaggacccctgcacccccctgcgcCTGGCCGCAGCGGCCGCCTGGCAGGTGATGCGGGCGCGGCAGGTGCGCGACTTCCCGCGGGTGCTGGGGCTGCTGGAGGCCGTGGGGCAGGCGGCCCCTGACGTCGTCTTCTTCCGCCACTACGCCCGGCTGCGCCTGGGCCTGCAGGCTGCG gtgatCATGGGGATGCTGCAGGAGGAGCAGCCGGACGGGAAGATCTACGATGCCGTGGACACCTACTTCCCTGAGGGCGAGCACCAGCGCCACCCTCTGGCC ACTGCCCGGGACCTGCGCCTGGTGGGAGAAGCCCAGGAGACCTTCCGGGAGCTGGTGCTAGGGCTGCTGAGCGACCGGCAGCGTCGGGAGACCTACGTGGag GAGCAGCTGGCGGCCGAATACGGGGAGCCCTTCCTGGATGGACTGGAGGGGCTGCTGTACGAGTATCTGGAGCGCCTGGagagcaccctgcccccgccccagctccagcAG ctgcaggagacTGCCTGGAGCGAGTGCCCCCTGGCTGGGCCCCCCCAGCACACCCCGGAGCTCAGCGTCCTGGCACAGTACCTCACGGACATGGGCCACCACCAGCACGGAG gctCACCCACCTTGCCACTGGTAACCAGCacgccctccctgccccagccagtgcccgGGACGCTGGGGTCCCGCCGGAGGCAGAGCCAGGAGGGGGCGGTGCCCGCGCAGGAAGA gaTGCCCCCTGACCTTGGCCTGCACTGCCAACAACCCAGAGAACAGGACCTGG ACATGACCGGGGACATCGTGTGGGAGTCAGAAGAGGAGGAGAGCTGCAGCCCCCGCAGGAAG GCCAGCTACCAGCGCACGCGGCACAACACCCTGATCCCCACCTTCGGCGACCACCTGGACCCCCCCGGCGG gtGCCCTGGCTGCTGCGCTcccgggaccctgcccctgccccacagcacagaCACGCCAGCCTCCGGAAGGTGCCCCACAAATCTTTTATTGGTGACACCAAATAAACACAGCACATGA
- the TINF2 gene encoding TERF1-interacting nuclear factor 2 isoform X2 has translation MAGSDVRQNEQAVGGITPAPPVQDPCTPLRLAAAAAWQVMRARQVRDFPRVLGLLEAVGQAAPDVVFFRHYARLRLGLQAAVIMGMLQEEQPDGKIYDAVDTYFPEGEHQRHPLATARDLRLVGEAQETFRELVLGLLSDRQRRETYVEEQLAAEYGEPFLDGLEGLLYEYLERLESTLPPPQLQQLQETAWSECPLAGPPQHTPELSVLAQYLTDMGHHQHGGSPTLPLVTSTPSLPQPVPGTLGSRRRQSQEGAVPAQEEHDRGHRVGVRRGGELQPPQEGQLPAHAAQHPDPHLRRPPGPPRRVPWLLRSRDPAPAPQHRHASLRKVPHKSFIGDTK, from the exons ATGGCCGGAAGTGACGTGAGACAAAACGA gcaGGCGGTGGGGGGCATCACGCCGGCCCCCCCGGTTCaggacccctgcacccccctgcgcCTGGCCGCAGCGGCCGCCTGGCAGGTGATGCGGGCGCGGCAGGTGCGCGACTTCCCGCGGGTGCTGGGGCTGCTGGAGGCCGTGGGGCAGGCGGCCCCTGACGTCGTCTTCTTCCGCCACTACGCCCGGCTGCGCCTGGGCCTGCAGGCTGCG gtgatCATGGGGATGCTGCAGGAGGAGCAGCCGGACGGGAAGATCTACGATGCCGTGGACACCTACTTCCCTGAGGGCGAGCACCAGCGCCACCCTCTGGCC ACTGCCCGGGACCTGCGCCTGGTGGGAGAAGCCCAGGAGACCTTCCGGGAGCTGGTGCTAGGGCTGCTGAGCGACCGGCAGCGTCGGGAGACCTACGTGGag GAGCAGCTGGCGGCCGAATACGGGGAGCCCTTCCTGGATGGACTGGAGGGGCTGCTGTACGAGTATCTGGAGCGCCTGGagagcaccctgcccccgccccagctccagcAG ctgcaggagacTGCCTGGAGCGAGTGCCCCCTGGCTGGGCCCCCCCAGCACACCCCGGAGCTCAGCGTCCTGGCACAGTACCTCACGGACATGGGCCACCACCAGCACGGAG gctCACCCACCTTGCCACTGGTAACCAGCacgccctccctgccccagccagtgcccgGGACGCTGGGGTCCCGCCGGAGGCAGAGCCAGGAGGGGGCGGTGCCCGCGCAGGAAGA ACATGACCGGGGACATCGTGTGGGAGTCAGAAGAGGAGGAGAGCTGCAGCCCCCGCAGGAAG GCCAGCTACCAGCGCACGCGGCACAACACCCTGATCCCCACCTTCGGCGACCACCTGGACCCCCCCGGCGG gtGCCCTGGCTGCTGCGCTcccgggaccctgcccctgccccacagcacagaCACGCCAGCCTCCGGAAGGTGCCCCACAAATCTTTTATTGGTGACACCAAATAA
- the TINF2 gene encoding TERF1-interacting nuclear factor 2 isoform X3, producing the protein MAGSDVRQNEQAVGGITPAPPVQDPCTPLRLAAAAAWQVMRARQVRDFPRVLGLLEAVGQAAPDVVFFRHYARLRLGLQAAVIMGMLQEEQPDGKIYDAVDTYFPEGEHQRHPLATARDLRLVGEAQETFRELVLGLLSDRQRRETYVEEQLAAEYGEPFLDGLEGLLYEYLERLESTLPPPQLQQLQETAWSECPLAGPPQHTPELSVLAQYLTDMGHHQHGGSPTLPLVTSTPSLPQPVPGTLGSRRRQSQEGAVPAQEEMPPDLGLHCQQPREQDLDMTGDIVWESEEEESCSPRRKVPWLLRSRDPAPAPQHRHASLRKVPHKSFIGDTK; encoded by the exons ATGGCCGGAAGTGACGTGAGACAAAACGA gcaGGCGGTGGGGGGCATCACGCCGGCCCCCCCGGTTCaggacccctgcacccccctgcgcCTGGCCGCAGCGGCCGCCTGGCAGGTGATGCGGGCGCGGCAGGTGCGCGACTTCCCGCGGGTGCTGGGGCTGCTGGAGGCCGTGGGGCAGGCGGCCCCTGACGTCGTCTTCTTCCGCCACTACGCCCGGCTGCGCCTGGGCCTGCAGGCTGCG gtgatCATGGGGATGCTGCAGGAGGAGCAGCCGGACGGGAAGATCTACGATGCCGTGGACACCTACTTCCCTGAGGGCGAGCACCAGCGCCACCCTCTGGCC ACTGCCCGGGACCTGCGCCTGGTGGGAGAAGCCCAGGAGACCTTCCGGGAGCTGGTGCTAGGGCTGCTGAGCGACCGGCAGCGTCGGGAGACCTACGTGGag GAGCAGCTGGCGGCCGAATACGGGGAGCCCTTCCTGGATGGACTGGAGGGGCTGCTGTACGAGTATCTGGAGCGCCTGGagagcaccctgcccccgccccagctccagcAG ctgcaggagacTGCCTGGAGCGAGTGCCCCCTGGCTGGGCCCCCCCAGCACACCCCGGAGCTCAGCGTCCTGGCACAGTACCTCACGGACATGGGCCACCACCAGCACGGAG gctCACCCACCTTGCCACTGGTAACCAGCacgccctccctgccccagccagtgcccgGGACGCTGGGGTCCCGCCGGAGGCAGAGCCAGGAGGGGGCGGTGCCCGCGCAGGAAGA gaTGCCCCCTGACCTTGGCCTGCACTGCCAACAACCCAGAGAACAGGACCTGG ACATGACCGGGGACATCGTGTGGGAGTCAGAAGAGGAGGAGAGCTGCAGCCCCCGCAGGAAG gtGCCCTGGCTGCTGCGCTcccgggaccctgcccctgccccacagcacagaCACGCCAGCCTCCGGAAGGTGCCCCACAAATCTTTTATTGGTGACACCAAATAA
- the TINF2 gene encoding TERF1-interacting nuclear factor 2 isoform X4, translating into MAGSDVRQNEQAVGGITPAPPVQDPCTPLRLAAAAAWQVMRARQVRDFPRVLGLLEAVGQAAPDVVFFRHYARLRLGLQAAVIMGMLQEEQPDGKIYDAVDTYFPEGEHQRHPLATARDLRLVGEAQETFRELVLGLLSDRQRRETYVEEQLAAEYGEPFLDGLEGLLYEYLERLESTLPPPQLQQLQETAWSECPLAGPPQHTPELSVLAQYLTDMGHHQHGGSPTLPLVTSTPSLPQPVPGTLGSRRRQSQEGAVPAQEEHDRGHRVGVRRGGELQPPQEGALAAALPGPCPCPTAQTRQPPEGAPQIFYW; encoded by the exons ATGGCCGGAAGTGACGTGAGACAAAACGA gcaGGCGGTGGGGGGCATCACGCCGGCCCCCCCGGTTCaggacccctgcacccccctgcgcCTGGCCGCAGCGGCCGCCTGGCAGGTGATGCGGGCGCGGCAGGTGCGCGACTTCCCGCGGGTGCTGGGGCTGCTGGAGGCCGTGGGGCAGGCGGCCCCTGACGTCGTCTTCTTCCGCCACTACGCCCGGCTGCGCCTGGGCCTGCAGGCTGCG gtgatCATGGGGATGCTGCAGGAGGAGCAGCCGGACGGGAAGATCTACGATGCCGTGGACACCTACTTCCCTGAGGGCGAGCACCAGCGCCACCCTCTGGCC ACTGCCCGGGACCTGCGCCTGGTGGGAGAAGCCCAGGAGACCTTCCGGGAGCTGGTGCTAGGGCTGCTGAGCGACCGGCAGCGTCGGGAGACCTACGTGGag GAGCAGCTGGCGGCCGAATACGGGGAGCCCTTCCTGGATGGACTGGAGGGGCTGCTGTACGAGTATCTGGAGCGCCTGGagagcaccctgcccccgccccagctccagcAG ctgcaggagacTGCCTGGAGCGAGTGCCCCCTGGCTGGGCCCCCCCAGCACACCCCGGAGCTCAGCGTCCTGGCACAGTACCTCACGGACATGGGCCACCACCAGCACGGAG gctCACCCACCTTGCCACTGGTAACCAGCacgccctccctgccccagccagtgcccgGGACGCTGGGGTCCCGCCGGAGGCAGAGCCAGGAGGGGGCGGTGCCCGCGCAGGAAGA ACATGACCGGGGACATCGTGTGGGAGTCAGAAGAGGAGGAGAGCTGCAGCCCCCGCAGGAAG gtGCCCTGGCTGCTGCGCTcccgggaccctgcccctgccccacagcacagaCACGCCAGCCTCCGGAAGGTGCCCCACAAATCTTTTATTGGTGA
- the TGM1 gene encoding protein-glutamine gamma-glutamyltransferase K — MPEPDTRMDVGRWASASYRVRQPGPRDPPPARRKRSFFSKFCRCCKCCTGTRDDTDWGPAPGEVPGSRPAQPVIREGMLVVSGMDLMGQRLGANRQAHHTDEFEYDELIVRRGQPFDIRLQLRQPYDPELHRVCLELLIGPTPQVSKATHILVPVGAPLPGLGWAAEVTDSTDDSLSLRVSTAPTAVIGKYRFSVKTRSPAGEYQMPFDPSNEIYILFNPWCREDAVYLPHDDWLEEYVLNESGRIYYGTESQIGERTWNYGQFDRGMLDACLYILDRRGMPHSGRGDPISVSRVVSAMVNSLDDNGVLVGNWTGDYSRGTNPSAWVGSVDILRQYHRTGYPVLYGQCWVFAGVVTSVLRCFGIATRTVTNYNSAHDTDVSLTMDIYFDENMKPLERLNADSVWNFHVWNDCWMTRPDLPSGYDGWQVVDATPQETSSGIFCCGPCSVEAIKNGLVYLKYDAPFIFAEVNSDKVYWQRQADGTYKIVYVEEKAIGHLISTKAVGSHERHDVTDIYKHPEGSEAERQAVETAARHGTKAHIYKNKEWAEDVSLSVETSEAIMGQDVSVQVALSNRGSSSRSVSLSLHLAPMFYTGVTGSTFKQESRQVEIPPGGAQSVRMVVSYTEYQPHLVDQAALMLSISGKVAQTGQVLAKQHSFRLRTPDLTLTVLGPAVVGKETQVQVVFKNPLPQTLTGAVFHMEGSGVSSPKATNIGTIGGHQTISFRQTFVPLRAGRRQLVASLDSPQLSQVHGVVTVDVAPAAGGQPAPARSSPARGSPARGSPSRQPNPRNSPARHREPGRAG, encoded by the exons ATGCCGGAGCCCGATACTCGGATGGATGTGGGGAGGTGGGCGAGTGCCAGCTACCGGGTCCGCCAGCCCGGCCCCCGTGATCCCCCGCCTGCAAGGAGGAAGCGATCCTTCTTCAGCAAattctgcagatgctgcaaatgctgcacagGGACCAGAGACGACACAGACTGGGGGCCGGCACCGGGGGAGGTGCCGGGGTCCCGGCCGGCCCAGCCAGTCATCCGGG AGGGGATGCTGGTGGTGAGTGGCATGGACCTGATGGGGCAGCGCTTGGGGGCGAATCGCCAAGCCCACCACACGGACGAGTTCGAGTACGACGAGCTGATTGTGCGCCGGGGGCAGCCCTTTGACATCCGCCTGCAGCTGCGGCAGCCCTACGACCCCGAGCTGCACCGGGTCTGCCTGGAGCTGCTCATCG GCCCCACACCCCAGGTGTCCAAGGCCACACACATCCTGGTGCCGGTGGGGGCCCCGCTGCCCGGACTGGGCTGGGCAGCCGAGGTGACGGACTCCACCGATGACAGCCTGTCCCTGCGGGTCAGCACCGCCCCCACCGCTGTCATCGGCAAGTACCGCTTCAGCGTCAAAACGCGGAGCCCGGCTGGCGAGTACCAGATGCCCTTCGACCCCAGCAATGAGATCTACATCCTCTTCAACCCCTGGTGCCGCG aggatGCTGTGTACCTGCCGCACGACGACTGGCTGGAGGAATACGTGCTCAACGAGAGCGGGCGCATCTACTATGGCACCGAGAGCCAGATCGGGGAGCGCACCTGGAACTATGGGCAG TTTGACCGGGGGATGCTGGACGCCTGCCTGTACATCCTGGACCGGCGTGGGATGCCCCACTCGGGGCGCGGGGACCCCATCAGCGTCTCCCGCGTCGTCTCCGCCatg GTGAACTCCCTGGACGACAACGGGGTGCTGGTGGGGAACTGGACAGGCGACTACTCGCGGGGCACCAACCCCTCGGCCTGGGTGGGCAGCGTGGACATCCTGCGGCAGTACCACCGCACTGGCTACCCCGTCCTCTACGGCCAGTGCTGGGTCTTCGCCGGCGTCGTCACCAGTG tccTGCGGTGCTTTGGGATCGCCACCCGCACAGTCACCAACTACAACTCGGCCCACGACACGGACGTCAGCCTCACCATGGACATCTACTTCGACGAGAACATGAAACCGCTGGAACGGCTCAACGCCGACTCCGTCTG GAATTTCCATGTATGGAACGACTGCTGGATGACCCGGCCCGACCTGCCCTCGGGGTACGATGGGTGGCAAGTGGTCGATGCCACCCCCCAAGAGACCAGCAGTG GTATCTTCTGCTGTGGACCCTGCTCGGTGGAGGCCATTAAGAACGGGCTGGTGTACCTGAAGTACGACGCACCCTTCATCTTTGCTGAG gtgAACAGCGACAAGGTGTACTGGCAGCGCCAGGCCGACGGCACCTACAAAATCGTCTACGTGGAGGAAAAGGCCATTGGGCACCTGATCAGCACCAAGGCCGTGGGCTCGCACGAGCGTCACGACGTCACCGATATCTACAAGCACCCCGAGG GCTCGGAAGCGGAGCGGCAGGCGGTGGAGACAGCGGCACGGCACGGCACCAAGGCGCACATCTACAAGAACAAGGAGTGGGCCGAGGACGTGTCGCTGAGCGTGGAGACCTCAGAGGCCATCATGGGCCAGGACGTGAGCGTCCAGGTGGCCCTGAGCAACCGGGGGAGCAGCAGCCGCAGCgtgtccctcagcctgcacctgGCCCCCATGTTCTACACGGGCGTGACGGGGAGCACCTTCAAACAGGAGAGCCGGCAGGTGGAGATCCCGCCAGGAGGAG cccagtccGTCCGCATGGTGGTGTCCTACACCGAGTACCAGCCCCACCTCGTGGACCAGGCGGCCCTCATGCTCAGCATCTCGGGGAAGGTGGCTCAGACAGGGCAGGTACTCGCCAAGCAGCACAGCTTCCGCCTGCGCACGCCAGATCTGACGCTCACG gtgctgggCCCAGCTGTGGTGGGGAAGGAGACGCAAGTGCAAGTCGTCTTCAAGAACCCACTGCCCCAGACGCTGACGGGTGCTGTCTTCCACATGGAGGGGTCGGGGGTGTCCAGCCCCAAGGCCACGAACATAGG gaCCATCGGCGGGCATCAGACAATCTCCTtccgccagaccttcgtgccgCTCCGGGCCGGGCGGCGCCAGCTGGTGGCCAGCCTGGACAGCCCACAGCTCTCCCAGGTCCACGGGGTGGTGACTGTGGATGTGGCCCCGGCTGCAGGGGGCCAGCCGGCCCCTGCTCGCAGCtccccagccaggggctccccaGCACGGGGCTCCCCCTCACGCCAGCCAAACCCCCGGAACTCCCCCGCCCGGCACCGAGAGCCAGGCCGCGCTGGCTGA